CGAACGCCACGCGCGGCGACAACCCGGGCAGGTGTTGCGCGCAGGCCCGGCGCAGGGGCTCGCGGTCAGACTCGTGGACCTCCCGATCCACCTGGTGGGGCTCGGTGGGCGTACCCGACTCGTGCAGCGCCACCTTCACGCCGGGCAGGTGTTCGTCGTGAGGGAAGCCGTAGAAGTTCGTGCCGAAGTCGATCCACACCGGGAAGCGCTCCGCGCTGAACCGCGCGAGCGGCTCCGTCGGCTCGAAGTGGCAGTACACCTGCCGCGTCACCGTGAACGGTAACGGGACGAAGCCCGCCAGCAGCCGGGCGGTCCAGGGCCCCGCGCAGACCACCACCCGGTCGAACTCGAGCACCTCGCCATCCGCGAGCACGAGGGCAACGCTCCCCGGCCGAGGCTCGAGGGCCGCCACCCGCACGCCCGCGCGCACCTGCGCCCCATGCGCCGACGCGAGGCGGAGCTGCGCGCGCACGCACGCGGAGGCACGGAGGAAGCCCGCCTCGGGCTCGAATACCCCCACCTCCCCTTCGCGCAGCCGGAAGCCGGGGAACTTCCGCGCGCACGCGGTGGGATCCAGTTCCTCGAAAGGCACCTGGTTGTCCGCGAGTGCCCGGCGGATGGCGGTCAGGTCCGGGTGCCCCACCGGGGCGAAGAACAGGCCACCCGTGCGCGCGAAGAGCTTCTCCCCCGCCTCGCGCTCCAGCTCCGCCCAGAGCGGGTAGGCCTCGCGCATCAGCGACGTGTAGAAGCCATCCGGGTACGTCTTGCGGATGATGCGCGAGGAGCCATACGAGCTGCCCAGATCATGATCGGGCGAGAACTGCTCCACGACGGTGACGACGTGTCCCTCGCGAGCGAGGAACCGTGCCGTCGCGCTGCCCACTCCACCCGCTCCCAGTACGGCGATCCGTGCCATACCGGGCATCCTGCCCCAGCCCGCGACCGCCCGGGAGGGGCTGATGCATCGCGCCGCACCAGCCCTCTCCTCCTCCCTCCTGCACCGGCTCGCAGCCCGGCAACACGGCCCCCATTCCGCCTATACTCGGCCTGCCTTCCTGCTCTTGCTCAATGCCGTGAACCGGTATGTCCCCCATCCGAGTGCTCTTCATCCACGGTCTCGAAAGCCATCCTCAGGGGAGCAAGGTCCGCCTTCTCCGCGAACAAGGGTTCGACGTGGTGGCGCCCGACATGCAGATGGCGGTCCTGCAATTCAAGAGGCGGAACTCGGTCGTCCGCCAACTGCTCCGCGTACCGGAGACGTGGCTCGCCAGTGCCGGCGTCGGGATTCTCTCGGCCCTGTGCATCGTGGGCTCATCGGCGCGCGGGCTCATCGCGACGATTCTCCTGGGCCTGCTCTGGGGCGCGGTCCGCGGCAGAGCGCTCGTCGCCAAGGCGTTCACACGGAGTTTTGCCGCATGCGTCGAGGTTCAACGCGCGGCGGTGCGACATGAGAAACCGGACGTCGTCGTGGGCTCCAGTTGGGGCGGTGCCATTGCAGCGGAGCTGATCATCCTGGGGGAGTGGAGCGGCCCCACCCTCCTGCTGGCCCCCGCGGTCCTGAAGGCCTGCGAGTGGATGGGACAGACAGACTCCGCGGACAAGATGGCACGCATCCGGGCTCGCAGCATGCAGATGCCCATCGTGGTCTTCCATGATCCGTCCGACGAGACTGTTCCGCACCAGCACAGTGTCGAGCTTGCACGCGGCTCGGGGATTGATTTCAGGTCTGTGAACGCTGGCGGGCACAGGTTGATGGGACTTCTGAACCGAGGCGAGCTGGCGGAAGCCATCAAGGAACTCGGCACCTCTCGCCAACAAGCATAGGAAGGATAGGCCTGTGGTATGTTAGGATTTCGGGGAAAGGGACGCTCATGAAAATCCTCTTCCTCAACCTGGCTGGCGAGAAGGAAACCGCGAACGAAACGGCCCTCAAGGCGCTGCGCAAGAAGTACCCGGGGAAGGACACCTTCCTCTCCAAGCTCATCTACGGTCCGTCCACGGTGACCGAGGTGGACGTGTGGCGCTGCTACGGCGAGGTGCGCTCCTTCCTGTCGGCCAAGAACCCCGACTTCGAGAAGGGGACTCCCGAGTTCAACCGCATCAAGCAGCAGGTCAACACCGCGCTCAACGCGGGGGTCGACAAGATCTTCCTCAGCATCCACGGCAACTACGATGACGTCACCCACGGCAGCTGCAAGCTGCTGTCGGGGACGGTGAAGATCTCCTACCTCCAGCTCTACGAGCTCTTCATGATGCTGGTGGAGGATCGCTACAAGTCCACGCCCCTGAAGCTCACGCTGGTGATGTGCTACGGCGGCCGCTCCAAGGACTACCTCGAGTCCCACGCCCCCGAGCAGCTGGGCACCCGCTCCGGGCCGGACCTCACCACCAGCTTCGCCTTCCAGTTCTACTGCCTGCTGTGCAAGCAGATGAAGGTCACGATGACCGCCCGCACCGGGGCCCTCTCCTTCGATGACCTCTCGGGGCACTCGAAGGTCGAGTCCGAGCGCCTGGTCTCCAACATCATCAAGCGAGACGAGTTGGCCAAGGCCCTCGGCAACGACCCGGAGGCCGCCCTCGGCTCCGTGGATTTCTCCGAGTACATCGAGCTGCTCTACTCGGCCGAGCAGAGCGAGGAGCTGATCCCCGTGCTCAAATCAAAGGCCGCGCAACTGAAGCAGACCCATCTCCTCCCCCAGCAGCGGGCGGCCATCGACTTCCGGCACCAGCGGGCCAAGGTCAGCATCATTGAGGGGTCCGAGACGAAGACCAAGTACGGCAAGCTGGTGTTCAAGTACGACGAGAAGGCCCACGCCGTCCAGATCTGGAGCAAGTACCCGCTCAACCGGCTCGTGGCCCAGAAGTCCGTCTAGCTTCAGCCGTTCGCGGCCTGAGCGGGCGCACCGAAGTCCCGCGTGGCCCACGGGCCTCGCCAGATCGGTGACACGTGAACGGGCTGGGGACCTAGATGCCGAAGATGCTCGAGAAGCCCTTCTTGATGTCCTTGCCCAGATCCTTGGCCCCCTCGGCCACCTTGTCGGTGACGCCCTTGGCGCCATCCGTGACGGTGTGGACGGCCTCGCTGGCTTTGCCGCCGGTGATGTTGTCCGCCGTGTTCTTCACCTTGTTGAAGTCGATGGTGAACGACGTCCCGACGCCGAAGCCCACGCCCAGCGCGCCCTTGGCGCTGGCGCCGATGGTGAGCTTGCCATCCTCGAACCTGGCCTTGCCGTTGATCGCGCCGCCCACGCCGGCGATGGCGCTGCCCGTGACCGAGCCGCCCACGGGCCCGAACTCGCCCTTGGCCGTGCCACTCGCCTCGGCGCCCGCGAGCGCTCCCGCGCCCACCTCGACGCCGTCCTTGCCGATCGAGGCCTTCGCGTCCGCGTTGGCACCCACCAGCGCCTCGCCATGGACGCCGCCGTACACCTTGCCGTCGACCTTGCCCAGACCCAGCGCGTCCAGATCCTTGCCGAAGCCGGCGTCCCCACGCACGCTCGCGAGGTTGGCCTCGGCGCCGGCGCTGGCGCCAATCTTGGTCGGCATCAACACGTAGTTCGCGTCACCCTGCACCTCCAGAGCGCTCGCCTCGAACCCGGCGCCGGTTCCCTCCGCGCTGAAGCCCGTGCCCGTCTTGAACTCCGCCACGTCTCGCTGCCACTCGACGTAGTTGCCACCGTGGTTGCCGTCCACCTGGCCCGTGCTGGTATTGCTCTGGGACACCTGGCGGGGGTCCTTCTTCGGGTCGAAGACGTCGTCGCCCCATTGCTTGCCCACCTGGTTCTTGGGCTGGTTCTTGTCGAGGAAGCCGCTCTTCTCCTCCTTGGGGGCGGAGGAGGCGGAGTTGTTCCCCGCGACGGGATAGGAGGACTGGGGGGAGCGGGTACCGGAGATGGAGGACATGGCGAACCTGAGGGAGGACAGGGACGTTCCGCTCCAGAGCATTCGCCGTGCCAGCCGTGGAAGGCTCTGTTTTCGGGCGGATTCCGAGGGGGGATGCACCCAACCACCGCTCGTCCATGGTGACTGGAGTCATCAGGTGATGACAGCGGTTCCAACCCTGGGCAGCAGGCCGAGTTCCTCCGCGAGCCTACTGGCCAGCAAGGAGCCGCTGAAAGACACCCACCGCCTCGGGACCGTGACTTCTGGCACATGTCCCCATGAAGACAAACATATAAACTGGAGGAGGCTCGAGGTGTTCGTGCGCTCCTGGTTTTGTTTTTTCGTGTCCATGAATGAATAGCCGTTCAGCATGCGCGTCTGGTGCGACGCGGCTCGAGCTGGATTGGAGCCGCGCATTCCACTCCCCGGAAAAGGAAACAGACACCATGAACAAACATCGGATGAAGGCGGGCCTGGGTGCCCTTGCGTTGATGACCCTCGCGGGATGCCAGCCCCCGGAGGTCTCCTCCTTCGGAGAGGAGAGCCCGGCCAACGGCACCACGCGCGTCAGCCCGCTCACGGAAAGCGGTGACCAGGCCGACTTCGTCATCACCTCGGTGACGGGTCCCAAGAGCGTGGAGCCCGGACAGACCCTCACCGCCCAGGTCACTGTCTGCAACCAGGGCTCCCGGTCCGGGACCACTCGCGTGGCCCTGCTGCTCTCCGAGGACGAGCACCCCCGCGTTCCCTCGACCACCGAGCCTCCCGAGGATCTCCTCCTGGGGGACGCGCCCGTGACATCGCTCGCCGCCGGCCAATGCACCACCGTGTCCATCTCCGGCACCGCCCAACGTCCTCCCTCGGCCCCCGCGTACGCCTGGGGGTGGGCCCTCCACCTGGGCGCCGTGGTGGATCCGGACGGCTCAACCCCGGAGCTCCACGAGGACAACAACGCGTACCCGGGTGAGTTCCTGGGACTGGGCGTCGCGGCGGACTTCGTCATCACCTCGGTGACGGGCCCCGCCGTCATGGAGTTCGGACAGCCCATCACCCCCCAGGTGACCGTCTGCAATCAGGGGAACGCGGTCGACTACGCCCGCGTGCTCTTCCTCGTGTCCGAGGACGAGCGGTTCGACCTCCCCTCGTCCTCCGGGCCCGGGGACTTCATGTTGGGCACTCCGGTGTCCACCTCCATCCCGAGCGGGACGTGCGCCACGCTGTCGTCCACCGGAAGCGTTCCGCCGGTGTTTCCGCCCGACACGCGCACGCTTCACGTGGGCGCCGTGTTGGATACCTCCAACGTTTTCGAGATCCTCAAGGACAACAACACGCATCCGGGCTACGTGGCGCGCGTGGCCGCCGGGGCGGACTTCGTCATCACCTCGGTGACGGGCCCCGAGAGCGCGCGACTCCACCACCCCCTGAGCGCCGAGGTGACCGTATGCAACCAGGGGACCCGGGTGATGAGCACCCACGTGCTCCTGCTCCTGTCCGAGGACGAGCATCTCCAGGTGCCCTTCTCGGGGCCTCTCGAGGATGCCCTCGTGGGTGACGCGTGGGTGCCGCCGCTCGCGCCGGGCGGATGCACCACGGTTTCCACCTACGGACCCGTCATCCTCCCCCCCATGGGCTCGCCCGACACACGCACCTTCCGCCTGGGCGCCGTGGTGGATCCGCATGGAGACATCCCGGAGCTCCTCGAGGACAACAACTCCCTGCTCGGAGGGTGGATCCACATCACTCCCTGACAACCCCTGAGCGCCTCCCGGCCCGCGTTGCGAGACTCGGGCCGGGGTCACTCTCCCTTCCGGGTCCTGTCTTCACTTCGTCACGTCGAAGGAACCCAAAGTCAACCAGCCCCCCCAGTCCTGGCCCTGCTTCGCATTGGCGAAGCTGACGGACTTGCCATTGGTCATCGGATTCACGACCCGCATGAGCAGCTTGTAGCCGGTGCCCGCGCTCAGCCCGTGGGACGCACTGAAGCTCTTCGTGGAGGCCGCGCTTCCAGGCTGGATCCCGGGCAGGTTCACCTGGGTCGTCCCCAGGGTCTTCAGCCAGGTGTTGGACGCGTTCAAGACGATGAACTCCAACTTCCAGTCATAATAGAAGGGGGCGACTCCCCGGTTCTCGAGGTTGATGTCCACGGACAGAGGGGTGGATGTCGTGGGGTTGGGCAGCCGGACCGAGGAGACGAACAGCTCGTATCCCAGCAGCTTCTGCGCCCGGAGGGCGTTGTTCCACTGCGTGGAGTTCAGCGCGTTGTTGAACATCCAGTTGTTGAGCAGCCACGTGGCATGTGTGGTCTTGATCGCGGTCTCTTCGTTCTCGGTGGGCGTGCCGTAGTAGTACTCCACCGGATTGGGCCAGCTGTTCCACATCGTGGGCTGCATCTCCGGCCGCTGCTCTCCCCCCATCGGCCGGCGGCGCCAGTTCTCCGAGAGGCCGGCGCTCTGCATCTTGGGCCAGAAGTGCCAGCTCACACCTGGCAGCGTCTCATAGGCGAACGAGTCATCGTGGTAGCCGAAGTCATTCTTGTAGGTCGCGCTGGCCAACGGGTCGCGCACCAGCACGTGAGTCCGGGTGAAGGCGGACTTGTACCGAGCCAGCAGCCGATCCTTGTTCGCCTGGGACATCTCCCAGTTCGGCTTGCCATCGGACGTGTCCGAGTCCTGCGGGTAGGTGTGCCACTCGCCCCAGTACCCATACAGGCCCGCCGTCACGTAGGCGACCCGCGCATCCCCATCGAGGTGTTGGCCGAGCGCGCCGATGAAAGCTTCCAGCGCCTTGATCAGATTGCCGTTATTCCAATCCGGCGCCTTGCTGCTCGAGTTCCCATAGTCCGAGTAGGACCGCATGGGCAGGCCCTCGTTGATCAGGAACTGGGGCGTGGCCACGGCCTGGCCCGGGTAGTCGAGGTAGATGCGAAAGACGATCTGATTGCCCCGGCTGGCCGCCGCCGCCATCGCACTGTCGAGCCCGGCCCAGTTATACGAGTAGGTCCCCGACGAAGAGCTGCCTCCCGTCATCAGTGAGTTCAATGGCAGATAATACCACTCCATGCTGTACGGGAAGCCATTGGTGGCCGCTCCGAACGGCACGAAGCCCTTGAGGGGATTGGACTCGAGCCCCGGTGCATTTCCGTTGTAGGTCTGGCCTTCCCATGCGCCCGAGGCCGCGGGGGCGGAGGTGGCGGAGGCGAGAGCCAACGAAAGCGTGAGCGCGAGGGCGCGCGGTGGGGGCAGCGACATGTCGTTCTCCTCGAAGCAGATGGCGTCGGGGGTTCGAGGAAGAGTATGCTTCCAGGTCTTGCTTGAATTCCAGTGAAAACCTTCTCGAACGGGCGTTCCCGTTCGTGGACGCCCCCGAGAGGGTGTCAAAGAATTCGAGCGACGCGACCTGGCACCACCCGCGGAGGGAAGGAGGAAGGGGCGCTGAGAAATCCCCCGTCCCCAGCGAGCCGCCGCCTCCCGGAACGCTGCGATGAAGGTCCGGTACGGCGTCCACCAGCGTGGACCATGGACGAGCACTCGCACTACGCGCTAAGTCACCCCATCAATATGACCCTCAGAAAAAAGCGGGAGTGGACCCGAGTTTTCATCGGTGCTGGACACCAGGGCTTGAGCAGGCTGGGAATCATCCTCTTCTCCGTCGAATGCGCGAGTCATCTGGGTACTGTGGTGCCCGTCTTTGTGGCCCTGCGTGTGGTGCTGCGGATCAAGCCCACTCGAGGGCAGAGGGTGCGCTCGGCGTGGCGCATGCCACCCACGTGGGCACCACGCGCATTGGAGGCACTCGCCGTGGGCATCGCGCTCTGGGGCGTGCTCTCGCTCCCTCCCAAACCCATTCGCGTCGCTCCCTCGCGAGAGCGGCCCATGCCCGAGGACATCGCGACCGATTGGTTGACTCGTGATGGCGGCGCCGTCGCCGTGCCCATGCCGCCGAAGCGTCTGGAGCGCCAGCAGGCCCCGCCGTGTACCCCGCCCCCTGGTGGGCAGGTGGAGATCAATGGCGGATGCTGGAGTCGTATGGAGCAACGGCCACCCTGCGGCCAGTTCTATGAGCACCAGGGCCAGTGCTATGTCCCTGTTCGTGAGACGCCCAGGTCGCCCACTTCGGTTGACCCATAGTTTCGAGAAACATCAGGAAGAGTGCGCCACGAAGCAGTGGTGATCCGGGGACCCGGGCGTCCGTCACAACGCCGGGCGGAGGACTCCTTCCCCAAGGAAACCCCTTGGGGACAGGACCACGGGAGCGTTTTTCACTGTGCCCGTCGTGGGTGTGAACTGGCTCGAACGGCTGGTGCGCTGAGGAGCACGCCTACTGCACCAGCCGCTTGATGTCGCCGCAGGCGATGTAGGAGGTGCCGTTGGCCATGGTGATGATCTCATCCACCACGTAGAGGACGTTCTCCTCGCGGATGTCGCGCGGGAAGCGGATGTTGAGATCCGGGTCGTACCCGTCCGACACCACACGCGCGCGCAGCTTGCTCCCCTCCTTGATGCACTGGACGATGACGCCCGTGCCCACCGAGTTCGTCGTGGGCAGGTCCGCCGCCGAGCCCGCCGTCACCTTCGACGCCGAGGGCTTGCCCTTCCTCGCCGAAGTCGCCGCGTCCTGGCTTCGCGCCACCCGCTCCTGTCCCGGCACCACCAGCCGCTTGATGCTCCCACCCACCCGGTAGAACGTGCCGTCCCCGCTCGTCTCCAGCTTCTCCACCACGTAGCGCACGCCCTCCTCGCGCACGCTCCGGGGGAACTGCACGTTGAAGCCCGGGTCATACCCCGCGGACGTCGCGTGCACGCGCAGCTTGCCGCCCTCGCGCACGCACTCCAGCACGATGCCGCCCCCCGCGTCGCTCACCGCCTCCAGGCTGTCCGCCGAGCCTCCCGCCGTCCCGCGCAACGCCAGGTCCCCCCGGTTGCGCGTGCCCGCCTGGTACGACTGATCCCTCAACTCCTTGCGGATGACCGCGTCGTACTTGCTCGACTCCAGCCGCTGCGCGTAGTGCGCCAGCTGCTCCATCTCCTCCGCGATCTCATACGACGCCTTGTCCAGGTACTGCGATACCTCGGAGATGATCTCGCGCAGGCGCTTGCCCGCCGAGGCCAGTTCGCCCTTGTCCGCCAGCTCGATGGCCTGATCCTTCACCCGCGCGATACGCAGGCGGCTCGTCTGCGCCAGCACGTTCTTGTCCGGGGACACCGCCACGTCCATCCCCGAGGCAAGCCGCGCGACGATGGGAATCTCCCCCACCACCTCGCGCAC
Above is a window of Cystobacter fuscus DNA encoding:
- the solA gene encoding N-methyl-L-tryptophan oxidase produces the protein MARIAVLGAGGVGSATARFLAREGHVVTVVEQFSPDHDLGSSYGSSRIIRKTYPDGFYTSLMREAYPLWAELEREAGEKLFARTGGLFFAPVGHPDLTAIRRALADNQVPFEELDPTACARKFPGFRLREGEVGVFEPEAGFLRASACVRAQLRLASAHGAQVRAGVRVAALEPRPGSVALVLADGEVLEFDRVVVCAGPWTARLLAGFVPLPFTVTRQVYCHFEPTEPLARFSAERFPVWIDFGTNFYGFPHDEHLPGVKVALHESGTPTEPHQVDREVHESDREPLRRACAQHLPGLSPRVAFEKVCLYTMTPDHDFVVDRLSGEPRVTVVGGLSGHGFKFTVLLGRIAAWMATDQQVPWGLSRFALARFV
- a CDS encoding alpha/beta hydrolase, whose amino-acid sequence is MSPIRVLFIHGLESHPQGSKVRLLREQGFDVVAPDMQMAVLQFKRRNSVVRQLLRVPETWLASAGVGILSALCIVGSSARGLIATILLGLLWGAVRGRALVAKAFTRSFAACVEVQRAAVRHEKPDVVVGSSWGGAIAAELIILGEWSGPTLLLAPAVLKACEWMGQTDSADKMARIRARSMQMPIVVFHDPSDETVPHQHSVELARGSGIDFRSVNAGGHRLMGLLNRGELAEAIKELGTSRQQA
- a CDS encoding CARDB domain-containing protein; amino-acid sequence: MNKHRMKAGLGALALMTLAGCQPPEVSSFGEESPANGTTRVSPLTESGDQADFVITSVTGPKSVEPGQTLTAQVTVCNQGSRSGTTRVALLLSEDEHPRVPSTTEPPEDLLLGDAPVTSLAAGQCTTVSISGTAQRPPSAPAYAWGWALHLGAVVDPDGSTPELHEDNNAYPGEFLGLGVAADFVITSVTGPAVMEFGQPITPQVTVCNQGNAVDYARVLFLVSEDERFDLPSSSGPGDFMLGTPVSTSIPSGTCATLSSTGSVPPVFPPDTRTLHVGAVLDTSNVFEILKDNNTHPGYVARVAAGADFVITSVTGPESARLHHPLSAEVTVCNQGTRVMSTHVLLLLSEDEHLQVPFSGPLEDALVGDAWVPPLAPGGCTTVSTYGPVILPPMGSPDTRTFRLGAVVDPHGDIPELLEDNNSLLGGWIHITP
- a CDS encoding DUF4832 domain-containing protein; protein product: MSLPPPRALALTLSLALASATSAPAASGAWEGQTYNGNAPGLESNPLKGFVPFGAATNGFPYSMEWYYLPLNSLMTGGSSSSGTYSYNWAGLDSAMAAAASRGNQIVFRIYLDYPGQAVATPQFLINEGLPMRSYSDYGNSSSKAPDWNNGNLIKALEAFIGALGQHLDGDARVAYVTAGLYGYWGEWHTYPQDSDTSDGKPNWEMSQANKDRLLARYKSAFTRTHVLVRDPLASATYKNDFGYHDDSFAYETLPGVSWHFWPKMQSAGLSENWRRRPMGGEQRPEMQPTMWNSWPNPVEYYYGTPTENEETAIKTTHATWLLNNWMFNNALNSTQWNNALRAQKLLGYELFVSSVRLPNPTTSTPLSVDINLENRGVAPFYYDWKLEFIVLNASNTWLKTLGTTQVNLPGIQPGSAASTKSFSASHGLSAGTGYKLLMRVVNPMTNGKSVSFANAKQGQDWGGWLTLGSFDVTK
- a CDS encoding vWA domain-containing protein, whose product is MKASYTLSHPVLPQGAASKIDLLVTFSAEDAAAATRRSLNLSVVIDRSGSMAGAPLKHALQASRELVERMGPEDSLSIVTYDDAVATVLAPTKVTDKAAIGKVLSQVRAGGCTNLSGGWLKGVEHVSSQKSDERINRVLLLTDGQANAGVRDPGQLTNMAREKSNAGIITTTLGFGANFNEDLLIGMANAGEGHFYYIQSPEDAAGVFGIEMEGLGSLVAQNLEVVIKPAATVKVASVLNRYRFESRGQEVAVGLGDVYAAEARQLAAELSVEASSAAGPVTLATLAYRAQVVVDGSVREVVGEIPIVARLASGMDVAVSPDKNVLAQTSRLRIARVKDQAIELADKGELASAGKRLREIISEVSQYLDKASYEIAEEMEQLAHYAQRLESSKYDAVIRKELRDQSYQAGTRNRGDLALRGTAGGSADSLEAVSDAGGGIVLECVREGGKLRVHATSAGYDPGFNVQFPRSVREEGVRYVVEKLETSGDGTFYRVGGSIKRLVVPGQERVARSQDAATSARKGKPSASKVTAGSAADLPTTNSVGTGVIVQCIKEGSKLRARVVSDGYDPDLNIRFPRDIREENVLYVVDEIITMANGTSYIACGDIKRLVQ